One Pseudomonas sp. C27(2019) DNA window includes the following coding sequences:
- the recR gene encoding recombination mediator RecR, giving the protein MSFSPLIRQLIDAFRVLPGVGQKTAQRMALQLLERDRSGGERLAQALTEAMQGVGYCRSCRSLSEQEICHLCSDQRRDETLMCVVQGPMDVYAVEQTGYRGRYFVLKGHLSPLDGLGPETIGIPELLGRINNGAFNEVILATNPTVEGEATAHYIAQILSDKPLIVSRLAHGMPLGGELEMVDGGTLSHALAGRRPIQM; this is encoded by the coding sequence ATGTCATTTAGTCCTTTAATACGTCAATTGATTGATGCATTTCGCGTGTTGCCAGGTGTTGGCCAAAAAACTGCCCAGCGTATGGCGTTGCAATTACTTGAACGTGATCGCAGTGGCGGGGAGCGTTTAGCCCAAGCTTTAACTGAAGCGATGCAAGGTGTCGGCTATTGCCGCTCATGTCGCAGCCTGAGTGAGCAAGAGATCTGCCACTTGTGCAGTGACCAGCGCCGCGATGAGACGTTAATGTGTGTGGTACAAGGGCCAATGGACGTCTACGCAGTTGAACAAACCGGCTACCGTGGCCGCTATTTCGTGCTAAAAGGCCACTTATCGCCGTTAGATGGTTTAGGCCCAGAAACCATTGGCATTCCTGAGTTGCTCGGTCGGATTAATAACGGCGCATTCAATGAAGTGATCTTAGCGACCAATCCTACCGTCGAAGGCGAAGCCACGGCGCACTATATTGCGCAAATCCTCTCGGATAAGCCGTTAATCGTATCTCGCTTAGCGCACGGTATGCCGCTAGGCGGTGAATTAGAAATGGTGGATGGTGGTACCCTCAGTCACGCCTTGGCTGGCCGCAGACCCATACAGATGTAG
- a CDS encoding YbaB/EbfC family nucleoid-associated protein: MKGGMAGLMKQAQQMQEKMQKMQEELANAEVTGQSGAGLVSVVMTGRHDVRRVSIDDSLLQEDKEILEDLIAAAVNDAVRKIEQSSKENMAGMTEGMQLPPGFKMPF, from the coding sequence ATGAAAGGTGGTATGGCTGGCCTGATGAAACAGGCACAACAAATGCAAGAAAAAATGCAGAAAATGCAGGAAGAGCTGGCAAATGCTGAGGTCACTGGGCAATCCGGTGCCGGCTTGGTTAGCGTTGTTATGACCGGTCGTCACGATGTGCGCCGTGTCAGTATTGATGACAGCTTATTGCAGGAAGATAAAGAAATTCTTGAAGATTTAATAGCAGCAGCAGTCAATGACGCTGTGCGTAAAATCGAACAAAGCAGCAAAGAAAACATGGCTGGTATGACCGAAGGTATGCAGCTACCACCGGGCTTTAAAATGCCATTCTAG